One genomic segment of Paenibacillus xylanexedens includes these proteins:
- a CDS encoding cupin domain-containing protein, translating to MNERKKDIETLFLQDDGVIPNHPTLPVLLYKNVWAEEALHAESLLNRNGWGNSWLNGVFNYHHYHSNAHEALAVVSGFVELILGGENGQKVYLQTGDVVVLPPGTGHKRLESSTDFRIAGAYPGGMSYNTRTGEEGERHKALQEIQEVPIPDTDPVYGQHGPLLEIWNGQKS from the coding sequence ATGAATGAACGGAAAAAGGACATAGAGACGTTATTCCTTCAGGATGACGGTGTAATTCCCAATCATCCGACCCTTCCTGTGCTTTTGTATAAGAATGTATGGGCTGAAGAGGCTCTTCATGCAGAATCGTTGCTGAACCGTAATGGATGGGGAAATAGCTGGTTGAATGGTGTGTTCAATTATCATCATTATCATAGTAATGCTCATGAGGCTCTTGCTGTGGTGAGTGGATTCGTGGAACTGATTTTAGGCGGAGAAAATGGACAGAAAGTTTACCTTCAGACAGGCGACGTTGTCGTGCTTCCCCCTGGAACAGGGCATAAACGTCTGGAGTCCAGCACTGATTTTCGTATTGCCGGTGCCTATCCGGGCGGCATGAGTTACAACACACGCACAGGTGAGGAAGGCGAGCGACACAAGGCTCTTCAGGAGATTCAAGAGGTTCCGATCCCGGATACCGATCCGGTCTATGGGCAGCACGGACCGCTACTAGAAATCTGGAATGGGCAGAAATCATAA
- a CDS encoding HNH endonuclease, which translates to METGPAPFRQGKTEQEARLSKTCMYCGQQRPMSEFRRRTGKRAGPGARRGACRSCRQLGGQADHDAGSSVGGQTNERIGRQRDGLETRAVTARPSASARNVAGRTSHGMEQGSGTLAESDRSLVSQPSVESSSSNDDEHADLVTSSPSSSGIRKKRRRRRKSKRSESIAGNELRETSLEQDGLAGEVGDGTQPGERWRGEEGHSQGHAAANEKGSAQRAGERAAAAVQAAEQTAAAHQALLPAEPLGPAAEPMAADQSTAAKRKRKRRRKRAAALAPGAGQARSVAAEAHAPALSDRGDATTVAAPTAAEAQPAATGREPGQAPPGAAAEAGPPAPVRQPGSPGSKPRQARKERAPKANGEDAARVTSGQRPAHASRSHGAGTDGRPRRQTPSAPVAIDPEDPASLRTNRQGMVRMRGKTDKGRRWHQEVDMELAVTLVKEKAAVVVNRYTIRRLFSNKDFKRYILTRDHYTCYFCGSYGDTIDHLLPRAKGGHTTPLNCVCACNLCNQSKAAMDAEEFMRSGIPEWNAAHQAELIELAMQEAQLEEG; encoded by the coding sequence ATGGAGACGGGTCCAGCCCCTTTCCGGCAAGGAAAGACGGAACAAGAAGCGCGACTGAGCAAAACGTGTATGTATTGCGGACAACAGCGGCCGATGTCCGAATTCCGGCGCAGAACCGGAAAGCGGGCAGGTCCCGGAGCCAGGCGGGGAGCCTGCCGCAGCTGTCGCCAGCTCGGTGGACAGGCTGACCATGATGCAGGTTCAAGCGTGGGCGGGCAAACGAATGAACGGATCGGGCGTCAACGGGATGGCTTGGAGACACGTGCTGTTACTGCCAGACCCTCTGCATCTGCGAGAAATGTGGCAGGTCGTACCTCCCATGGTATGGAGCAGGGATCTGGTACGTTGGCTGAGTCTGACAGAAGTCTGGTGTCTCAACCTTCAGTAGAATCGTCATCTTCGAATGACGATGAACATGCTGACTTGGTGACTTCCTCACCCTCTTCTTCGGGTATTCGGAAGAAGAGGAGAAGACGGAGAAAGAGCAAGCGATCAGAGAGCATAGCGGGCAATGAACTGAGAGAGACGAGTCTGGAGCAGGATGGTTTGGCAGGTGAGGTAGGAGATGGGACACAGCCAGGTGAGCGCTGGCGTGGGGAAGAAGGGCATTCGCAGGGGCATGCTGCTGCGAATGAGAAGGGCAGTGCACAGCGGGCTGGCGAGCGAGCAGCCGCTGCAGTGCAGGCCGCCGAGCAGACTGCGGCGGCCCACCAGGCTCTGCTGCCGGCTGAGCCGCTAGGCCCGGCAGCAGAGCCCATGGCTGCGGATCAATCGACCGCAGCCAAACGCAAGCGCAAGCGGCGCCGCAAGCGTGCTGCCGCGCTCGCGCCCGGCGCAGGGCAGGCCCGCAGCGTAGCTGCTGAGGCACATGCGCCGGCCCTGAGCGACCGTGGCGATGCCACCACGGTCGCTGCACCTACGGCGGCGGAGGCACAGCCTGCCGCCACCGGGCGCGAGCCTGGGCAAGCGCCGCCGGGGGCTGCTGCGGAGGCAGGGCCTCCTGCGCCCGTGCGCCAGCCTGGCTCGCCAGGGTCCAAGCCGCGCCAGGCGCGCAAGGAGCGTGCGCCCAAGGCGAACGGCGAAGACGCTGCCCGCGTTACATCCGGGCAGCGACCCGCCCATGCCAGCCGTAGTCACGGTGCTGGCACGGATGGCCGCCCCCGCCGCCAGACGCCGTCGGCCCCGGTCGCTATCGACCCGGAAGATCCGGCTTCGCTCCGGACCAATCGGCAAGGCATGGTACGGATGAGGGGTAAGACGGACAAGGGCAGACGTTGGCATCAGGAAGTGGACATGGAGCTTGCGGTCACGCTGGTGAAGGAAAAAGCCGCTGTGGTGGTCAATCGGTACACAATTCGCCGATTGTTCAGCAACAAGGATTTCAAGCGGTATATTCTGACCCGGGATCACTACACCTGTTACTTCTGTGGATCGTATGGAGATACGATTGACCATCTGCTGCCGCGTGCCAAAGGTGGACATACCACCCCGCTCAACTGTGTCTGCGCCTGTAATCTGTGCAACCAGTCCAAAGCAGCGATGGATGCCGAAGAGTTCATGCGTTCCGGTATTCCCGAATGGAATGCTGCACATCAGGCAGAACTGATTGAACTGGCAATGCAGGAAGCGCAGCTGGAAGAAGGATAA
- a CDS encoding TVP38/TMEM64 family protein → MTPAALDIMSYITEENIRFWLEKFRSLGPLPGILLTFMKSFVPPLPTLLIVGVNGAVYGLWAGFIYSWIGMVLGCTVTFLIVREIGKSAFVERWARKPRVQRSMVWIRRNAFSYVFLLSIFPVGPFVIINVAAGIARMRLLSFLLAVGCGKAIMIFSVTYIGSNVEQFLEHPIRWVGVLLFIAVSLWASRKLERHFTRSSSDGEDLHDLNQPTGKSISS, encoded by the coding sequence ATGACCCCAGCAGCATTAGACATTATGTCATATATTACGGAAGAAAATATTCGTTTCTGGCTGGAGAAGTTTCGCTCCCTGGGCCCGTTACCGGGAATTTTGCTTACGTTTATGAAATCATTTGTACCGCCGCTTCCAACGCTGTTGATTGTGGGCGTAAACGGTGCGGTATATGGTCTGTGGGCAGGATTTATATATTCATGGATCGGCATGGTGCTCGGTTGTACCGTTACATTCCTGATCGTACGGGAGATCGGGAAATCTGCTTTTGTAGAGCGATGGGCACGCAAACCTCGTGTGCAACGCAGCATGGTATGGATTCGAAGGAATGCATTCAGTTATGTTTTTCTGCTGAGTATCTTCCCAGTAGGTCCGTTTGTCATTATTAATGTGGCGGCAGGTATCGCGCGAATGCGATTATTATCTTTCCTGCTTGCGGTGGGCTGTGGTAAAGCGATCATGATTTTCTCTGTTACGTATATTGGTTCCAATGTGGAACAATTTTTGGAGCACCCAATACGCTGGGTAGGCGTATTGCTGTTTATTGCGGTATCCCTGTGGGCAAGCCGCAAACTGGAGCGACACTTTACCCGTTCATCGTCAGATGGAGAAGATCTACATGATCTGAATCAACCAACAGGAAAGTCGATTTCCTCCTAG
- a CDS encoding NAD(P)/FAD-dependent oxidoreductase, translated as MSKQILILGGGYGGLLTALTARQYLSPEEATITVVNRYPTHQIITELHRLAAGSIAEQAVALPLEKLLRGKNVNLKIDTVDTIKPDEKKVLMTSGSTYSYDALVVALGSETAFFGIPGLQEYSFTLKSVSDANRIRAHVEARLDAYKQSGNKADATFVIGGGGLTGIELVGEFADLLPAVCQEKGIDFKEVSLYTVEAGPSILAGFPPELVERAKSSLEKRGVNFIVGVAITEMKENEVLLKDGSSIPTNTLVWTGGVQGNAVVANSGIEVDRGRAKVTEVLQSTSHKDVFVAGDSAVVFPSEGARPYPPTAQLAWQMGETIGHNLGVMFKGGAMESFTPVFSGTLGSLGRKDAVGMIGGNQTRLKGLPATMMKEASNIRYLAHIHGLFALAY; from the coding sequence ATGTCGAAGCAAATTTTGATCTTGGGTGGAGGATACGGCGGTCTGTTGACTGCATTGACTGCGCGTCAATACTTGTCTCCGGAAGAAGCGACAATTACTGTCGTGAACCGTTACCCTACACACCAAATTATCACGGAACTGCACCGTCTTGCAGCGGGAAGCATTGCTGAACAAGCAGTTGCTCTTCCACTTGAAAAATTGCTGCGTGGCAAAAACGTGAACTTGAAAATCGATACGGTGGATACAATCAAGCCGGACGAGAAGAAAGTTCTGATGACCAGCGGCTCCACATACTCTTACGATGCACTTGTTGTTGCCTTGGGCAGCGAAACGGCATTCTTCGGAATTCCGGGATTGCAAGAGTACAGCTTCACGCTCAAATCGGTTAGCGATGCAAACCGTATTCGTGCACACGTTGAAGCACGTCTTGATGCTTACAAACAGTCCGGCAACAAAGCAGACGCTACGTTTGTTATTGGTGGCGGCGGCTTGACAGGTATTGAGCTTGTTGGCGAATTCGCTGACCTGCTTCCTGCTGTATGTCAAGAAAAAGGCATCGACTTCAAAGAAGTATCCCTGTACACAGTTGAAGCAGGTCCTTCCATCCTGGCAGGATTCCCGCCAGAGCTGGTTGAACGTGCTAAATCAAGTCTTGAGAAACGTGGCGTTAACTTCATCGTTGGCGTAGCGATTACCGAGATGAAAGAAAACGAAGTTCTGCTGAAAGACGGCAGCTCCATCCCTACGAACACACTCGTATGGACAGGTGGCGTACAAGGCAACGCTGTTGTTGCTAACAGCGGAATTGAAGTGGATCGTGGCCGTGCGAAAGTTACGGAAGTTCTGCAATCTACTTCTCACAAAGACGTGTTTGTTGCTGGTGATAGCGCAGTGGTCTTCCCTAGCGAAGGCGCTCGCCCTTACCCTCCAACAGCACAATTGGCTTGGCAAATGGGTGAGACTATTGGTCACAACTTGGGCGTTATGTTCAAAGGTGGCGCAATGGAATCCTTCACACCAGTATTCTCCGGTACGCTGGGAAGTCTGGGTCGTAAAGATGCTGTCGGCATGATCGGTGGCAACCAGACTCGTCTGAAAGGTCTGCCTGCAACCATGATGAAAGAAGCAAGTAACATCCGTTACCTGGCTCACATTCACGGTTTGTTCGCACTGGCTTACTAA
- a CDS encoding CsbD family protein, which produces MSNSTGDKIKAGVNKAKGEVKDQIGNATNNRSLQAEGKKDKAKGAVQDKIADIKKDHH; this is translated from the coding sequence ATGAGTAATTCAACTGGCGACAAAATCAAAGCAGGCGTAAATAAAGCCAAAGGCGAAGTGAAGGATCAGATCGGTAATGCAACCAACAACAGATCCCTTCAGGCTGAGGGTAAAAAAGACAAAGCCAAAGGTGCTGTACAGGATAAAATTGCCGACATTAAAAAAGATCATCACTAG
- a CDS encoding RNA polymerase sigma factor, which produces MDGLTNNRHIRPGEDEILEDRQKEPDIALIQRAQTGDTEAFGELIHRYRGQLFRYVRALTYDSYLAEDILQDGLIRAFIHMGQLQNAERFMAWMQRIVRNQAYSHMQRQKQQREQHFSSFFAFGFGADDASWSDQDSLDMTLNHLLNDSNRSSQETGNDPYQAVAQQEMRNNLHRLLGCLNEREQQVFTSYWMEQLSPQEMACKFNLTSANVYQILSRSRKKVSQLHIHLSVEEMLAEWNSLGQNRVTLEEPLSFRTPQTWNSAAASIHEMLGYIDPSPSLPMVMGMSGLSFRLTILPQDIHIAGPTAYNFKEVLTRGLQHMGYRSHAVEALASEAGLNANLVDPSMLEEKAKGKRLLNPRLVQALSLIRYAIHRGIPAVVWDLNIPEFGLIYGYDDAARILYGTDFIKSGTIAYDHVGRGVNQEVFVLVAESDGMIREMNLRAALTATLAHYLGEDPYTLPNTVSGVAAYAVWREALQYRRVEPNGHAYNIAVLWDARRYASEFFKELSLKWASIASYSSLIPFCLQAEELYRNMSQKLNTLAELFPFPDGGLPNEKLHADQAISILLEVEELERAAVVAIKALLEEMDQYSPEIVMV; this is translated from the coding sequence ATGGATGGATTAACTAACAATCGCCATATCAGGCCAGGGGAAGATGAGATATTAGAGGATCGGCAAAAGGAGCCGGATATCGCGCTTATCCAACGAGCCCAAACGGGGGATACAGAGGCCTTTGGAGAGTTGATTCACCGTTACCGTGGGCAATTGTTTCGTTATGTGCGAGCGCTTACGTATGATTCTTATCTCGCAGAAGACATTTTACAGGATGGGCTTATTCGTGCGTTCATTCATATGGGACAGCTTCAGAATGCTGAGCGTTTTATGGCCTGGATGCAGCGTATTGTACGTAATCAGGCGTACTCACATATGCAGCGCCAAAAGCAGCAGCGGGAACAACATTTTTCTTCGTTCTTTGCATTTGGATTCGGAGCCGATGATGCCTCATGGAGCGATCAAGACTCGCTCGACATGACGCTGAATCATCTTTTGAATGACTCAAATCGAAGCTCGCAGGAGACAGGCAATGATCCGTATCAAGCTGTTGCTCAGCAGGAAATGAGGAACAATCTCCACAGGCTGTTGGGTTGTCTGAATGAAAGAGAACAACAGGTCTTCACATCATATTGGATGGAGCAGCTGTCACCGCAAGAAATGGCCTGCAAATTCAACCTGACAAGTGCCAATGTGTATCAAATTCTGTCCCGTTCACGTAAAAAAGTGTCTCAGCTTCATATTCATTTATCTGTAGAAGAAATGCTGGCCGAGTGGAATTCACTCGGGCAAAATCGAGTGACTCTGGAGGAACCCCTCTCGTTTCGGACTCCCCAAACCTGGAACTCGGCAGCAGCATCCATTCACGAGATGTTAGGTTATATCGATCCATCTCCGTCTCTCCCCATGGTTATGGGGATGAGTGGACTTTCTTTTCGTTTGACCATCCTGCCTCAGGACATACATATTGCTGGACCTACCGCCTATAACTTCAAAGAGGTGCTTACAAGAGGATTGCAACATATGGGTTATCGTTCCCATGCGGTTGAGGCTTTGGCGAGCGAAGCGGGACTCAATGCCAATCTGGTCGATCCTTCGATGCTAGAGGAGAAAGCGAAGGGGAAAAGGTTGCTTAATCCAAGACTTGTTCAGGCACTCTCCCTGATACGTTACGCCATTCATCGGGGAATTCCGGCCGTCGTGTGGGACCTGAATATTCCCGAATTCGGGTTGATCTATGGCTATGATGATGCAGCCCGGATCCTATACGGTACCGATTTCATTAAATCAGGAACAATTGCCTATGATCATGTAGGCCGGGGCGTGAATCAGGAAGTATTTGTACTGGTAGCGGAATCAGATGGCATGATACGAGAAATGAACTTGCGCGCGGCACTGACAGCTACGTTGGCTCATTATCTTGGAGAGGACCCGTATACCTTGCCGAACACAGTCAGTGGTGTGGCTGCCTATGCAGTCTGGAGAGAAGCCCTACAATACAGACGGGTAGAACCGAATGGTCACGCCTATAACATTGCGGTTTTGTGGGATGCAAGACGTTATGCAAGTGAGTTTTTCAAAGAACTTTCACTAAAGTGGGCTTCGATTGCCAGCTATTCCAGCTTGATTCCATTCTGTCTTCAGGCAGAAGAGTTATATCGAAACATGTCCCAAAAGTTAAATACACTCGCAGAATTATTTCCTTTTCCAGATGGAGGACTGCCTAATGAGAAGCTTCATGCGGATCAGGCCATCTCGATACTGCTGGAAGTGGAGGAATTGGAGCGAGCCGCCGTCGTTGCAATAAAAGCATTGCTTGAAGAAATGGATCAGTATTCCCCAGAAATAGTTATGGTTTGA
- a CDS encoding acyltransferase yields MSETLKRERIPELNLVRALAIIGVLSVHSTSYATVDMTGSGYYWLYNFINIFMKYGTPTFIFMSSFVLFYNYYSRPLDKKLVSNFYKKRFVYILLPYFLFSLMYFVLLHFTHYQGRPFGESAVSFITKLFTGKAYTHLYFVFINMQFYLLFPLVLWLLKKYPSVVKWSVPIGLLIQWAFIVSNKYGFQVPNKGSWAFSYFSYFMLGAFIGVYFPKIKQWFVISRANATKGRVASWILLWAVWIIAGLGHVYIYYLLRLKIATYNTLWYEFFWNVHTFACALVLIQIAYLLYRKGPSLIVKPLNRLGALSFGIYLIHPFFLLVYRNYPPQTGVSWLVHLWYAGGFGVALIASWIVVGLTARFVPYAWVIFGNLPKPKPRLVPQQNSGQLDVR; encoded by the coding sequence ATGAGTGAAACACTGAAAAGAGAGCGAATTCCAGAGCTGAACCTGGTTCGTGCCTTGGCAATTATCGGCGTACTCAGCGTGCATTCCACGTCCTATGCGACGGTGGACATGACGGGCTCAGGCTACTACTGGCTGTACAATTTTATTAATATCTTTATGAAATATGGTACGCCAACCTTTATTTTTATGAGCAGTTTTGTGCTGTTCTATAACTATTATTCTCGTCCGCTGGATAAGAAACTTGTGAGTAACTTTTACAAGAAAAGATTTGTGTATATTTTGCTTCCGTACTTCCTGTTTTCATTGATGTATTTTGTTTTGCTGCATTTCACGCATTATCAAGGCCGGCCTTTCGGCGAATCGGCAGTTAGTTTTATCACAAAATTGTTTACAGGTAAGGCCTACACACATCTGTACTTTGTGTTTATTAACATGCAATTTTATCTGTTATTCCCATTAGTGTTATGGCTGCTTAAGAAGTATCCTTCCGTGGTGAAATGGTCTGTTCCGATTGGACTATTGATTCAATGGGCATTTATTGTAAGTAATAAATATGGATTCCAGGTACCCAACAAGGGAAGCTGGGCGTTCTCATACTTTTCCTATTTCATGCTGGGGGCTTTTATCGGGGTGTATTTCCCTAAAATCAAGCAATGGTTTGTCATCAGTCGGGCCAATGCAACCAAAGGACGCGTAGCTTCATGGATTCTGCTCTGGGCGGTCTGGATCATTGCCGGACTTGGCCATGTGTATATCTATTACCTGCTGCGTCTGAAGATCGCAACGTATAACACACTGTGGTATGAATTTTTCTGGAATGTGCATACCTTTGCTTGTGCGCTGGTACTTATCCAGATTGCCTATCTGCTCTATCGCAAAGGGCCATCACTGATCGTCAAGCCGCTGAATCGGCTTGGGGCACTGTCCTTTGGCATCTATCTGATTCATCCATTCTTCCTGCTGGTGTATCGGAATTATCCACCTCAAACAGGAGTATCGTGGTTAGTGCATCTGTGGTATGCCGGAGGATTCGGTGTAGCTCTGATCGCTTCGTGGATCGTTGTTGGATTGACGGCAAGGTTTGTTCCATATGCATGGGTCATCTTTGGCAATCTGCCAAAACCCAAACCACGTCTCGTCCCACAACAGAACTCGGGCCAACTGGACGTTCGTTAA
- a CDS encoding sensor histidine kinase, with amino-acid sequence MSLRSKIYGYSSVLFAVLLIAVNLSVYIVFERMSIDNEVNRVEAEAESIVKGVRQSAGSIPPDDLLRAYAPVNGMLRIVNEDGTSSPVTTTAASEQLSKLPYKYESEKKSEYTQVEQIGYVWVSVPVIWPDGEVVNVQVTESIAETENRLSVLRTVLVAVTIIALIPAIISSRILANRMTRPIQQMTRTMTDIQSSGQFKRLPLEEGSKDELKTMGQTFNRMMDLLESNFVRQERFVSDASHELKTPLTIIESYASLLQRRGKERPEVFDEAVEAILSESVRMREMTEQLLLLAKQPEQWNVQLARVDITRLATDSTRAFREAYHREVRCEDPGSIWAISDESKLKQLLFILLDNARKYSEDAIEVRLEAKGQECRIRIVDTGIGMREDELEKVFDRFYRVDPARTRSLGASGSGLGLSLAKELAGAVGARIELTSTEGEGTEASIILPLSVHGPLS; translated from the coding sequence ATGAGCCTGCGCAGTAAAATCTACGGATATTCGTCTGTATTATTTGCTGTGCTGTTAATCGCGGTGAACCTGTCGGTCTACATCGTGTTTGAACGGATGTCGATTGATAACGAGGTTAATCGGGTGGAAGCGGAAGCGGAGTCTATTGTCAAAGGAGTGCGTCAGTCTGCCGGCTCCATTCCGCCGGATGACTTGTTACGGGCCTACGCGCCTGTGAACGGCATGCTCCGGATTGTTAATGAAGACGGCACCAGTTCCCCGGTGACAACAACAGCAGCTTCCGAGCAGCTGAGCAAGCTGCCTTATAAGTACGAAAGTGAGAAGAAATCGGAGTATACCCAAGTTGAACAGATTGGTTATGTGTGGGTATCAGTCCCGGTCATCTGGCCTGATGGCGAGGTGGTGAATGTACAGGTCACCGAGAGCATTGCAGAGACGGAGAATCGTCTGTCCGTACTGCGAACTGTGCTTGTGGCGGTCACGATTATTGCTCTCATTCCAGCCATTATCTCCAGCCGGATTCTGGCGAATCGAATGACCAGACCGATTCAGCAGATGACACGCACGATGACTGATATCCAGTCCAGCGGCCAATTCAAGCGTCTTCCACTGGAGGAAGGGTCTAAGGATGAACTGAAAACGATGGGACAGACGTTCAACCGGATGATGGATCTGCTCGAATCCAACTTTGTGCGACAGGAACGGTTTGTATCCGATGCATCTCATGAGCTCAAAACACCGCTGACCATTATTGAGAGCTACGCTAGTCTGCTACAGCGGCGAGGAAAAGAGCGGCCCGAGGTATTTGATGAAGCGGTAGAAGCGATTCTGTCCGAATCGGTTCGTATGCGGGAGATGACCGAACAGCTGCTACTGCTCGCGAAGCAGCCAGAGCAGTGGAATGTACAGTTGGCGCGTGTGGATATCACGAGACTGGCTACAGACTCCACACGTGCGTTTCGCGAAGCCTATCACCGTGAAGTCCGGTGTGAAGATCCAGGTTCAATATGGGCGATCAGCGATGAGAGTAAGCTGAAGCAACTGTTGTTTATTTTGCTGGATAATGCCCGGAAGTATAGTGAAGATGCAATTGAAGTCAGACTAGAAGCCAAGGGACAAGAGTGCCGTATTCGGATTGTGGATACCGGGATTGGTATGCGGGAGGACGAGCTGGAGAAGGTATTTGACCGATTCTACCGGGTTGATCCGGCCAGAACACGTAGCTTAGGTGCAAGTGGTTCAGGTCTGGGATTGTCACTTGCCAAAGAGCTTGCAGGAGCAGTTGGAGCACGGATCGAACTGACCAGCACCGAGGGTGAAGGCACCGAGGCTTCGATTATTTTGCCTTTATCGGTTCACGGGCCGCTCTCATGA
- a CDS encoding response regulator transcription factor, protein MNEAVLVIEDEPKIARLLELELQYEGYQVGKAGSGTEGLEKYAEGQWDLILLDVMLPGLSGIEVLRRVRAKDATVPIIMLTAKDSVEDKVSGLDLGANDYITKPFQIEELLARVRAALRLSAVASVVSSASSSTPADTGNDSSGHQAEAEAGWLTAAGLKLNEGTREVSRDGVAIELTPREFDLLVYLLQNQRQVLSRDQIVQAVWGYDYYGDTNVVDVYIRYVRKKVDNGFTPPLIHTVRGVGYVLKEQL, encoded by the coding sequence ATGAACGAAGCCGTGCTGGTCATAGAGGATGAGCCCAAAATAGCACGTCTGCTGGAACTGGAACTACAGTATGAGGGGTATCAGGTGGGCAAGGCTGGTAGTGGAACAGAAGGACTGGAGAAGTATGCTGAAGGACAGTGGGATCTGATTCTGCTGGATGTGATGTTGCCTGGTCTGAGTGGAATTGAAGTGTTGCGGCGAGTTCGTGCCAAAGATGCTACGGTTCCGATCATTATGCTCACTGCCAAAGATTCCGTGGAAGACAAAGTATCCGGCCTGGATCTAGGAGCCAATGACTACATCACCAAGCCGTTCCAGATTGAAGAGCTACTTGCCAGAGTTCGGGCTGCATTGCGGCTTAGTGCAGTGGCGTCTGTTGTTTCTTCCGCTTCTTCGTCTACACCTGCTGATACGGGGAATGACTCTTCTGGGCATCAGGCCGAAGCTGAGGCGGGCTGGTTGACGGCTGCCGGGTTGAAACTAAATGAAGGAACGCGAGAGGTATCCCGAGATGGTGTGGCCATTGAGCTTACTCCACGTGAGTTCGACCTGCTCGTGTATCTGCTTCAGAATCAACGTCAGGTGCTCAGTCGTGATCAGATTGTGCAGGCCGTGTGGGGATACGATTATTATGGAGATACTAATGTGGTGGATGTGTACATCCGTTATGTGCGCAAAAAGGTGGATAACGGATTCACACCACCCTTAATACATACCGTACGGGGCGTAGGATACGTCCTGAAGGAACAGTTATGA
- a CDS encoding DUF1641 domain-containing protein: MSQSPTQQEVPVTEGANVSERQSLDVLDQLMKPEVQESLTVLVENLPKLAEMVTAMTKAYDFAQSVATDKVLISDTMSAMGEFAKPVVDKAKGVASAAIEANDRAQTEQTSVGLFAMLKMLKDPNVQQSLRFAQSFLSILNERQQPKR; the protein is encoded by the coding sequence ATGTCACAATCGCCTACTCAACAAGAGGTGCCAGTTACAGAAGGTGCCAACGTTTCCGAGCGCCAGTCCTTGGACGTTCTGGATCAACTGATGAAGCCTGAGGTACAGGAGTCTTTAACCGTTCTGGTGGAGAACCTGCCTAAATTGGCTGAAATGGTTACTGCTATGACAAAAGCTTATGACTTTGCACAAAGTGTAGCAACAGACAAAGTTCTGATCAGCGACACAATGAGCGCAATGGGCGAGTTCGCTAAGCCTGTTGTAGACAAAGCTAAAGGTGTAGCTTCTGCTGCCATCGAAGCCAATGACCGTGCGCAAACAGAGCAAACTTCAGTTGGCTTGTTCGCTATGCTGAAAATGCTTAAAGATCCAAACGTACAACAATCGCTTCGTTTTGCTCAATCTTTCTTGAGCATCTTGAACGAGCGTCAACAACCGAAACGTTAA